A single window of Callithrix jacchus isolate 240 chromosome 6, calJac240_pri, whole genome shotgun sequence DNA harbors:
- the LOC100405984 gene encoding UDP-glucuronosyltransferase 1A1 isoform X1, protein MAAESRGGRQLVLGLLLCVLGPVVSHAGKILLVPVDGSHWLSMLGTIQQLQQRGHEIVVLAPDASMYIREGAFYTLKTYPVPFQKEDVKESFVSLGHNVFENDSFLQRVIKTYKKIKKDSAMLLSGCSHLLHNKELMAFLAESSFDVMLTDPFLPCGPIVAQHLSLPTVFFLHALPCSLEFEATQCPKPFSYVPAPLSANSDHMTFLQRVKNMLIGLTQNFLCNIVYSPYATLASEFLQRDVTVQDLLSSASIWLFRRDFVKDYPRPIMPNMVFLGGINCLLKNPLSQEFEAYINASGEHGVVIFSLGSMVSEIPEKKAMEIADALGKIPQTVLWRYTGTRPSNLANNTILVKWLPQNDLLGHPKTRAFITHSGSHGIYEGICNGVPMVMMPLFGDQMDNAKRMETKGAGITLNVLEMTSEDLENALKAVINDKSYKENIMRLSSLHKDRPVEPLDLAVFWVEFVMRHKGAPHLRPAAHDLTWYQYHSLDVIGFLLAIVLTVAFIAFKCCAYGYRKCFGKKGRVKKAHKSKTH, encoded by the exons ATGGCTGCGGAGTCCCGGGGCGGACGCCAGCTTGTCCTGGGCCTGCTGCTGTGTGTGCTGGGCCCGGTGGTGTCCCATGCTGGGAAGATACTGTTGGTCCCAGTGGATGGCAGCCATTGGCTAAGCATGCTTGGGACCATCCAGCAGCTGCAGCAGAGGGGACATGAAATAGTGGTCCTAGCACCTGATGCCTCGATGTACATCAGAGAGGGAGCTTTTTACACCTTGAAGACATACCCTGTGCCATTCCAAAAGGAGGATGTGAAAGAGTCTTTTGTTAGTCTTgggcataatgtttttgagaatgATTCTTTCCTGCAGCGTGTGATCAaaacatacaagaaaataaaaaaggactcAGCTATGCTTTTGTCTGGCTGTTCTCACTTACTGCACAACAAGGAGCTCATGGCCTTCCTGGCGGAAAGCAGCTTTGATGTCATGCTGACAGATCCTTTCCTTCCTTGTGGCCCCATCGTGGCCCAGCACCTGTCTCTGCCTACTGTATTCTTCTTGCATGCACTGCCATGCAGCCTGGAATTTGAGGCTACCCAGTGccccaagccattctcctacgtACCGGCGCCTCTGTCTGCTAACTCAGATCACATGACCTTCCTGCAGCGGGTGAAGAACATGCTCATTGGCTTAACACAGAACTTTCTGTGCAACATTGTTTATTCCCCGTATGCAACCCTTGCCTCAGAATTCCTTCAGAGAGATGTAACTGTCCAGGACCTATTGAGCTCTGCATCTATCTGGCTGTTTAGACGTGATTTTGTGAAGGATTACCCCAGGCCCATTATGCCCAATATGGTTTTTCTTGGTGGGATCAACTGCCTTCTCAAAAATCCACTATCCCAG GAATTTGAAGCCTACATTAATGCTTCTGGAGAACATGGAGTTGTGATTTTCTCTTTGGGATCGATGGTCTCAGAAATTCCAGAGAAGAAAGCTATGGAAATTGCTGATGCTTTGGGCAAAATCCCTCAGACA GTCTTGTGGCGGTACACTGGAACCCGACCATCGAATCTTGCGAACAATACGATACTTGTTAAGTGGCTACCCCAAAATGATCTGCTTG GTCACCCGAAGACTCGTGCCTTTATCACCCATTCTGGCTCCCACGGTATTTATGAAGGCATATGCAATGGCGTTCCCATGGTTATGATGCCCTTGTTTGGTGATCAGATGGACAATGCAAAGCGCATGGAGACTAAGGGAGCTGGCATCACCCTGAATGTTCTTGAAATGACTTCTGAAGATTTAGAAAATGCCCTAAAGGCAGTCATCAATGACAAAAG CTATAAGGAGAACATCATGCGCCTCTCCAGCCTTCACAAGGACCGCCCGGtggagccactggacctggcagTGTTCTGGGTGGAGTTTGTGATGAGGCACAAGGGCGCGCCACACCTGCGACCTGCAGCCCACGACCTCacctggtaccagtaccattcctTGGATGTGATTGGTTTCCTCCTGGCCATCGTGCTGACAGTGGCCTTCATTGCCTTTAAATGTTGTGCCTATGGCTACCGGAAATGCTTTGGGAAAAAAGGGCGAGTTAAGAAAGCCCACAAATCCAAAACACATTGA